From one Populus alba chromosome 17, ASM523922v2, whole genome shotgun sequence genomic stretch:
- the LOC118048689 gene encoding uncharacterized protein encodes MVKKKVPDWLNSALWSSSSTTTTSFSYSDTNRFDHHSSTSASPPIDPPLPPAATRDEQQHTPRHHHNYHPRKPDIKEDKHSKSSIVNDNISNNNSNKSFSNNKIDNRKADNTESSAEDISNQALLLTELSRKVINMGELRRIASQGIPDGAGIRSTVWKLLLGYLPPDRSLWSSELAKKRSQYKRFKEELLMNPSEITRRLEKTMGFDNDDAKSESRCVLSRSKITHGEHPLSLGKSSIWNKFFQDSEIIEQIDRDVKRTHPDMHFFSGDSSFAKSNQEALRNILIVFAKLNPGIRYVQGMNEILAPLFYVFKNDPDEEMEACAEADTFFCFVELLSGFRDLFCQQLDNSVVGIRSTIARLSHLLKEHDEELWRHLEVTTKVNPQFYSFRWITLLLTQEFNFTDSIHIWDTLLSDPEGPQETLLRVCCAMLILVRRRLLAGDFTSILKLLQNYPPTNISHLLYVANKLRGQPSH; translated from the exons ATGGTAAAGAAAAAGGTACCAGATTGGCTCAACAGCGCTCTCTggtcctcctcctccaccaccaccacctccttctCCTACTCCGACACCAATCGCTTCGACCACCACTCATCCACCTCCGCCTCACCCCCAATCGATCCACCGCTTCCTCCTGCCGCCACCAGAGACGAACAACAGCATACGCCTCGTCATCATCATAATTATCATCCGCGAAAACCTGACATTAAAGAAGATAAGCACTCAAAAAGCAGCATCGTTAACGACAACatcagtaataataatagtaataaatcttttagtaataataaaatagataatcgAAAAGCTGATAATACTGAGAGCTCTGCGGAGGATATTTCAAATCAGGCTCTTCTGTTGACCGAG TTATCAAGGAAGGTGATAAATATGGGGGAATTAAGGAGGATAGCTTCTCAAGGGATACCTGATGGTGCTGGTATTCGTTCCACGGTTTGGAag CTCTTGTTGGGGTATTTACCACCTGATCGTTCGCTTTGGTCGTCTGAATTGGCTAAGAAGAGATCTCAGTACAAGCGATTTAAAGAGGAGCTTTTGATGAATCCT TCAGAAATAACAAGGAGGTTGGAGAAAACGATGGGTTTTGACAATGATGATGCCAAATCTGAAAGCCGTTGTGTGCTCTCAAGATCAAAGATAACTCATGGGGAGCATCCTTTGAGCCTTGGGAAGAGCAGCATTTGGAATAAATTCTTTCAG GACTCAGAGATTATAGAGCAGATTGATCGAGATGTGAAACGCACTCACCCCGACATGCACTTCTTTTCTGGGGACTCATCATTTGCAAAATCCAATCAG GAGGCTTTGAGAAACATACTGATTGTATTTGCAAAGTTAAATCCGGGAATACGATATGTTCAAGGGATGAACGAAATTTTGGCGCCTCTATTTTACGTATTCAAAAATGACCCTGATGAGGAAATGGAG GCCTGTGCAGAAGCAGACACATTTTTCTGCTTTGTCGAGTTATTGAGTGGATTCCGGGATCTTTTCTGTCAGCAACTTGACAACAGTGTTGTGGGAATTCGCTCAACTATTGCAAGATTGTCGCATCTTCTGAAGGAGCATGATGAAGAACTTTGGCGTCATCTTGAGGTCACAACCAAA gtCAACCCCCAGTTTTATTCATTTCGGTGGATTACTCTCCTCTTGACTCAGGAGTTCAATTTCACAGATAGTATTCACATTTGGGACACACTTCTAAGTGACCCTGAGGGTCCTCAG GAAACTTTGCTTAGGGTATGTTGTGCAATGCTGATTCTCGTTCGGAGGCGTCTACTAGCTGGGGATTTCACCTCTATTCTCAAGCTACTTCAGAACTACCCCCCAACAAACATTAGTCATTTGCTCTATGTTGCAAACAAGTTGCGTGGTCAACCGTCACACTAG
- the LOC118048690 gene encoding O-fucosyltransferase 1 isoform X1 — MRRRLGHPRQHGKQGGGGGLLAKLSIAALFLLICSLSLLSAPFTPNTNGSTAQSQMNVEDLWKSANSGGWKPSSAPRSEWPSPPKETNGYLRVRCNGGLNQQRSAICNAVLAARIMNATLVLPELDANSFWHDDSGFHGLYDVEHFIQSLRFDVQIVERIPEIHKNGKTKKIKAFQLRPPRDAPISWYTTDALKKMKEHGAIYLSPFSHRLAEEIDNPEYQRLRCRVNYHALRFKPHIMKLSESIVDKLRAQGHFMAIHLRFEMDMLSFAGCFDIFTPAEQKILKKYRKENFADKTLIYKERRAIGKCPLTPEEVGLILRAMGFNNSTRIYLAAGELFGGERFMTPFRALFPRLENHSSVDASEELATNSQGLIGSAVDYMVCLLADIFMPTYDGPSNFANNLLGHRLYYGFRTNIRPDRKGLAPVFIARENGRTAGFEEAVRHVMLKTNFGGPHKRISPESFYTNSWPECFCQMETQNPAHKCPSENVMQNLHSQLVTENINREQHNRSDSTVSLTER; from the exons ATGAGGAG AAGATTAGGGCACCCCAGGCAGCACGGGAagcaaggaggaggaggaggattatTAGCCAAATTATCGATTGCAGCTCTTTTTCTCTTGATCTGCTCTCTTTCTTTACTCTCCGCTCCATTTACTCCTAACACTAATGGATCCACTGCACAATCTCAG ATGAATGTAGAAGACCTATGGAAAAGTGCGAATTCGGGTGGGTGGAAGCCGTCATCGGCTCCACGATCTGAGTGGCCAT CTCCTCCAAAAGAGACCAATGGGTATCTCCGTGTTCGTTGTAATGGCGGTTTGAATCAGCAAAGAAGCGCG ATTTGTAATGCTGTTCTTGCTGCAAGAATCATGAACGCTACACTTGTTTTGCCTGAGTTGGATGCAAACTCCTTCTGGCATGATGACAG TGGATTTCATGGCCTCTATGATGTTGAGCATTTTATCCAGTCACTGAGATTTGATGTACAAATTGTGGAAAGAATtcctgaaattcataaaaatgggAAAACCAAGAAGATAAAAGCTTTTCAG CTGCGCCCCCCTAGAGATGCTCCTATTAGTTGGTATACAACTGATGCTCTGAAGAAAATGAAGGAACATGGAGCCATTTATCTAAGTCCATTTTCACATCGTTTAGCTGAAGAAATTGACAACCCTGAGTATCAACGGTTAAGGTGCAGGGTTAACTATCACGCTCTAAGATTTAAACCGCATATTATGAAGTTAAGTGAGTCAATAGTTGATAAACTACGCGCACAAGGTCACTTCATGGCAATACACCTTCGTTTTGAGATGGACATGCTGTCATTTGCTGG GTGCTTTGACATATTTACCCCTGcagaacaaaaaatattgaaaaagtaTCGGAAGGAAAATTTTGCTGATAAAACACTCATTTATAAAGAAAGAAGGGCCATTGGAAAATGTCCACTAACTCCAGAAGAG GTTGGTCTTATCTTGCGTGCTATGGGGTTCAACAATTCCACCAGGATATACCTAGCAGCTGGCGAACTGTTTGGTGGAGAGCGGTTTATGACACCATTTAGGGCCCTATTCCCTCGCCTTGAGAATCACAGTTCTGTTGATGCCAGTGAAGAGCTGGCTACAAACTCTCAGGGATTGATAGGATCTGCTGTGGATTACATGGTTTGTCTTCTTGCTGACATATTTATGCCAACTTATGATGGACCAAGCAACTTTGCCAACAATCTCCTGGGTCACCGTCTGTACTATGGCTTTCGAACAAATATTAGACCTGACAGGAAAGGTCTTGCCCCAGTTTTTATTGCTCGAGAGAACGGAAGGACAGCTGGTTTTGAAGAAGCTGTTAGGCATGTTATGCTCAAAACAAACTTTGGTGGCCCCCACAAACGGATCTCACCTGAGTCATTTTATACAAATTCTTGGCCggaatgtttttgtcaaatggaAACACAGAATCCTGCTCATAAATGCCCATCAGAGAATGTCATGCAAAATTTGCATAGCCAATTAGTGACTGAAAACATCAACAGGGAACAACACAACCGATCAGATTCAACAGTATCCTTGACAGAAAGATAG
- the LOC118048690 gene encoding O-fucosyltransferase 1 isoform X2, whose amino-acid sequence MRRLGHPRQHGKQGGGGGLLAKLSIAALFLLICSLSLLSAPFTPNTNGSTAQSQMNVEDLWKSANSGGWKPSSAPRSEWPSPPKETNGYLRVRCNGGLNQQRSAICNAVLAARIMNATLVLPELDANSFWHDDSGFHGLYDVEHFIQSLRFDVQIVERIPEIHKNGKTKKIKAFQLRPPRDAPISWYTTDALKKMKEHGAIYLSPFSHRLAEEIDNPEYQRLRCRVNYHALRFKPHIMKLSESIVDKLRAQGHFMAIHLRFEMDMLSFAGCFDIFTPAEQKILKKYRKENFADKTLIYKERRAIGKCPLTPEEVGLILRAMGFNNSTRIYLAAGELFGGERFMTPFRALFPRLENHSSVDASEELATNSQGLIGSAVDYMVCLLADIFMPTYDGPSNFANNLLGHRLYYGFRTNIRPDRKGLAPVFIARENGRTAGFEEAVRHVMLKTNFGGPHKRISPESFYTNSWPECFCQMETQNPAHKCPSENVMQNLHSQLVTENINREQHNRSDSTVSLTER is encoded by the exons ATGAGGAG ATTAGGGCACCCCAGGCAGCACGGGAagcaaggaggaggaggaggattatTAGCCAAATTATCGATTGCAGCTCTTTTTCTCTTGATCTGCTCTCTTTCTTTACTCTCCGCTCCATTTACTCCTAACACTAATGGATCCACTGCACAATCTCAG ATGAATGTAGAAGACCTATGGAAAAGTGCGAATTCGGGTGGGTGGAAGCCGTCATCGGCTCCACGATCTGAGTGGCCAT CTCCTCCAAAAGAGACCAATGGGTATCTCCGTGTTCGTTGTAATGGCGGTTTGAATCAGCAAAGAAGCGCG ATTTGTAATGCTGTTCTTGCTGCAAGAATCATGAACGCTACACTTGTTTTGCCTGAGTTGGATGCAAACTCCTTCTGGCATGATGACAG TGGATTTCATGGCCTCTATGATGTTGAGCATTTTATCCAGTCACTGAGATTTGATGTACAAATTGTGGAAAGAATtcctgaaattcataaaaatgggAAAACCAAGAAGATAAAAGCTTTTCAG CTGCGCCCCCCTAGAGATGCTCCTATTAGTTGGTATACAACTGATGCTCTGAAGAAAATGAAGGAACATGGAGCCATTTATCTAAGTCCATTTTCACATCGTTTAGCTGAAGAAATTGACAACCCTGAGTATCAACGGTTAAGGTGCAGGGTTAACTATCACGCTCTAAGATTTAAACCGCATATTATGAAGTTAAGTGAGTCAATAGTTGATAAACTACGCGCACAAGGTCACTTCATGGCAATACACCTTCGTTTTGAGATGGACATGCTGTCATTTGCTGG GTGCTTTGACATATTTACCCCTGcagaacaaaaaatattgaaaaagtaTCGGAAGGAAAATTTTGCTGATAAAACACTCATTTATAAAGAAAGAAGGGCCATTGGAAAATGTCCACTAACTCCAGAAGAG GTTGGTCTTATCTTGCGTGCTATGGGGTTCAACAATTCCACCAGGATATACCTAGCAGCTGGCGAACTGTTTGGTGGAGAGCGGTTTATGACACCATTTAGGGCCCTATTCCCTCGCCTTGAGAATCACAGTTCTGTTGATGCCAGTGAAGAGCTGGCTACAAACTCTCAGGGATTGATAGGATCTGCTGTGGATTACATGGTTTGTCTTCTTGCTGACATATTTATGCCAACTTATGATGGACCAAGCAACTTTGCCAACAATCTCCTGGGTCACCGTCTGTACTATGGCTTTCGAACAAATATTAGACCTGACAGGAAAGGTCTTGCCCCAGTTTTTATTGCTCGAGAGAACGGAAGGACAGCTGGTTTTGAAGAAGCTGTTAGGCATGTTATGCTCAAAACAAACTTTGGTGGCCCCCACAAACGGATCTCACCTGAGTCATTTTATACAAATTCTTGGCCggaatgtttttgtcaaatggaAACACAGAATCCTGCTCATAAATGCCCATCAGAGAATGTCATGCAAAATTTGCATAGCCAATTAGTGACTGAAAACATCAACAGGGAACAACACAACCGATCAGATTCAACAGTATCCTTGACAGAAAGATAG
- the LOC118048691 gene encoding actin-related protein 2/3 complex subunit 4 isoform X2, which yields MATSLRLYLTCIRNTLEASLCLQNFPCQEVERHNKPEVEMKTSPELLLNSILICRNEAEKCLIETSINSLRISLKVKQADELENILTKKFLRFLSMRAEAFQVLRRKPVQDIEKEISELKMSVNTRGRLVATEFLKQFI from the exons ATG GCAACTTCATTGCGCTTGTATTTAACATGTATACGGAATACTTTAGAGGCATCCTTGTGCCTGCAG AACTTCCCTTGTCAAGAAGTTGAAAGGCATAACAAACcagaggtcgaaatgaa GACGAGCCCGGAACTTTTGCTAAATTCT ATTTTGATATGTAGAAATGAGGCTGAAAAGTGCTTAATAGAAACATCTATTAATTCGTTGCGTATTAGCCTCAAG GTAAAGCAGGCAGATGAGCTTGAAAACATACTAACTAAaaaatttcttagatttttatcAATGAGGGCAGAAGCATTTCAAGTGTTGAGGCGAAAGCCTGTACAG GATATTGAGAAGGAGATAAGTGAATTGAAAATGTCTGTGAACACGCGAGGGAGGCTGGTTGCTACAGAGTTTCTGAagcaatttatttaa
- the LOC118048691 gene encoding actin-related protein 2/3 complex subunit 4 isoform X1, whose translation MATSLRLYLTCIRNTLEASLCLQNFPCQEVERHNKPEVEMKTSPELLLNSILICRNEAEKCLIETSINSLRISLKVKQADELENILTKKFLRFLSMRAEAFQVLRRKPVQGYDISFLITNFHCEEMQKRKLIDFIVQFMEDIEKEISELKMSVNTRGRLVATEFLKQFI comes from the exons ATG GCAACTTCATTGCGCTTGTATTTAACATGTATACGGAATACTTTAGAGGCATCCTTGTGCCTGCAG AACTTCCCTTGTCAAGAAGTTGAAAGGCATAACAAACcagaggtcgaaatgaa GACGAGCCCGGAACTTTTGCTAAATTCT ATTTTGATATGTAGAAATGAGGCTGAAAAGTGCTTAATAGAAACATCTATTAATTCGTTGCGTATTAGCCTCAAG GTAAAGCAGGCAGATGAGCTTGAAAACATACTAACTAAaaaatttcttagatttttatcAATGAGGGCAGAAGCATTTCAAGTGTTGAGGCGAAAGCCTGTACAG GGTTATGACATTAGCTTTCTAATCACAAACTTCCACTGTGAGGAGATGCAGAAACGCAAACTCATCGATTTTATTGTGCAATTCATGGAA GATATTGAGAAGGAGATAAGTGAATTGAAAATGTCTGTGAACACGCGAGGGAGGCTGGTTGCTACAGAGTTTCTGAagcaatttatttaa